One Deinococcus sp. LM3 genomic region harbors:
- a CDS encoding HAMP domain-containing sensor histidine kinase — MRLDLLRLTLRARLALWAALATGLAVALVAAGLFWSVNGFLRQAQEARLLSVVGAVQGRVEGLLRPGRDDLVGALLGVATVSQRDLERVADGVDRQGVDLRLVAAQGQELASVGTSSFPEGVPLTLRAGPGGYLSADGAHLILVRPLRGDALLQVAVDARSLSEARQAFGRALVWLLPLALLFSLLVGWVVAGRLLRPVRALENAARSVGEGGDLRVPLPGAGDGDELARLALTLQHSFARLADARDREQGFLRAAAHDLRSPLAALTARVEGTLARDRDAGRYRADLREIGTDITRLSTLANHLLLLARDPGAVQRAPVPLLDLAADAVDRARELDPLADVDLVAGGPVTVAGDRVLLGQAIWNLTTNAVRHAPQATVTVTVRAVPGGATVTVQDDGPGVDAATLARLGEAFYRPDASRAADASGVGGHGLGLALARHVAQLHGGTLELRSAPGQGFTAALHLPA; from the coding sequence ATGCGGCTGGACCTGCTGCGGCTGACCCTGCGGGCGCGACTGGCGTTGTGGGCGGCGCTGGCGACCGGTCTGGCGGTGGCGCTGGTCGCGGCCGGGCTGTTCTGGTCCGTGAACGGGTTCCTGCGGCAGGCGCAGGAGGCGCGGCTGCTGAGCGTGGTGGGGGCTGTGCAGGGCCGCGTGGAGGGCCTGCTGCGGCCGGGGCGGGATGATCTGGTGGGGGCGCTGCTGGGCGTGGCGACCGTGTCGCAGCGGGACCTGGAGCGCGTGGCGGACGGCGTGGACCGCCAGGGTGTGGACCTGCGGCTGGTGGCGGCGCAGGGGCAGGAGCTGGCGTCGGTGGGTACGTCGTCCTTTCCGGAGGGTGTGCCGCTGACCCTGCGGGCCGGGCCCGGCGGGTACCTGAGCGCGGACGGCGCGCACCTGATCCTGGTGCGGCCACTGCGGGGGGACGCGCTGCTGCAGGTGGCGGTGGACGCCCGGTCGCTGTCCGAGGCGCGGCAGGCTTTCGGGCGGGCGCTGGTGTGGCTGCTGCCGCTGGCGCTGTTGTTCTCGCTGCTGGTGGGGTGGGTGGTGGCGGGGCGGCTGCTGCGGCCGGTGCGGGCCCTGGAGAACGCGGCGCGGTCGGTGGGGGAGGGCGGCGACCTGCGCGTGCCGCTGCCCGGCGCGGGCGATGGGGACGAACTGGCGCGGCTGGCCCTGACCCTGCAGCACAGCTTCGCGCGGCTGGCGGACGCCCGTGACCGCGAGCAGGGGTTCCTGCGGGCGGCCGCGCACGACCTGCGCTCGCCGCTGGCGGCCCTGACGGCGCGGGTCGAGGGAACCCTGGCCCGCGACCGGGACGCCGGGCGGTACCGGGCGGACCTGCGTGAGATCGGGACGGACATCACGCGGCTGTCCACGCTGGCCAACCACCTGCTGCTGCTGGCCCGCGATCCAGGGGCCGTGCAGCGCGCGCCGGTGCCGTTGCTGGACCTCGCGGCGGACGCCGTGGACCGCGCGCGCGAACTGGACCCGCTGGCGGATGTGGACCTCGTGGCGGGCGGCCCGGTCACGGTGGCCGGCGACCGGGTGCTGCTGGGGCAGGCCATCTGGAACCTGACGACCAACGCCGTGCGGCACGCCCCGCAGGCGACCGTGACCGTCACCGTGCGGGCCGTGCCGGGCGGCGCGACCGTGACGGTCCAGGACGATGGCCCCGGCGTGGACGCCGCCACGCTCGCGCGACTGGGCGAGGCCTTCTACCGTCCGGACGCCAGCCGCGCGGCCGACGCGTCCGGCGTGGGCGGGCACGGGCTGGGGCTGGCGCTCGCCCGGCACGTGGCGCAGCTGCACGGCGGCACGCTGGAACTGCGCAGCGCGCCGGGGCAGGGGTTCACGGCGGCGCTGCACCTGCCGGCCTGA
- a CDS encoding NTP transferase domain-containing protein, with amino-acid sequence MTQTDATPWSAVVLGGGDPGDPFAAAHGVKVKPLIPVAGEPMALHVLRALRGSGRVGRVAYVGPTTPELDDLIDERVTDHGTLLSNLEAGVDALRAAGLQPGERVLVVTADVPMLRAGEVRSVLDAAPAGAGLVYPVVRREVCEAAYPGVKRTYARLRDGTFTGGNLFLLDPALIGQFLPRLREVLAARKAPLKLAGLIGPGVLLRLVTGRLSVAALEAKVSALLGVPARALITPHAAVGTDVDKDEDLTLAEAQLTGRPGVPGPAGI; translated from the coding sequence ATGACACAAACGGATGCAACGCCCTGGAGCGCCGTGGTGCTGGGCGGCGGTGACCCCGGCGATCCGTTCGCGGCGGCGCACGGCGTGAAGGTCAAGCCCCTGATTCCCGTGGCGGGCGAACCGATGGCGCTGCACGTGCTGCGCGCCCTGCGCGGCAGCGGCCGGGTGGGGCGCGTCGCGTACGTCGGCCCGACCACGCCCGAACTGGACGACCTGATCGACGAGCGCGTGACCGATCACGGCACGCTCCTGAGCAACCTGGAGGCCGGTGTGGACGCCCTGCGCGCCGCCGGCCTGCAACCCGGCGAGCGGGTGCTGGTCGTCACGGCGGACGTGCCGATGCTGCGCGCCGGAGAGGTCCGCAGCGTGCTGGACGCCGCGCCTGCCGGGGCGGGGCTGGTGTACCCGGTGGTGCGGCGCGAGGTGTGCGAGGCCGCGTACCCCGGCGTGAAACGCACGTATGCGCGCCTGCGCGACGGAACGTTCACGGGCGGGAACCTGTTCCTGCTGGACCCGGCCCTGATCGGTCAGTTCCTGCCCAGGCTGCGCGAGGTGCTCGCGGCGCGCAAGGCTCCGCTGAAGCTCGCGGGCCTGATCGGGCCGGGCGTGCTGCTGCGGCTGGTGACGGGCCGCCTGAGCGTGGCGGCGCTGGAAGCGAAGGTTTCGGCGCTGCTGGGCGTCCCGGCGCGCGCGCTGATCACCCCGCACGCGGCGGTCGGAACCGACGTGGACAAGGACGAGGACCTCACGCTGGCCGAGGCGCAACTGACCGGCCGGCCGGGCGTACCGGGTCCCGCCGGGATCTGA
- a CDS encoding ferredoxin, producing the protein MPHVIVSPCIGVKDQACTEVCPVECIYDGGDQFLIHPDECIDCGACVPACPVSAIFPEEDVPGGEEDFIAKNRVYFGL; encoded by the coding sequence ATGCCTCACGTGATCGTAAGCCCCTGCATTGGCGTCAAGGACCAGGCCTGCACCGAAGTCTGCCCGGTGGAATGTATCTACGACGGCGGCGACCAGTTCCTGATCCACCCCGACGAGTGCATCGACTGCGGCGCGTGCGTGCCCGCCTGCCCCGTCAGCGCCATCTTCCCGGAAGAGGACGTCCCCGGCGGCGAGGAAGACTTCATCGCCAAGAACCGCGTCTACTTCGGCCTGTAA
- a CDS encoding magnesium transporter CorA family protein has translation MLTYYRSIGGKLTRTDGYTDGCWINAADPTAEELARVARETGLDLDYLSYPLDPDERSRFEREDGQLLIIMQTSYRLPEESDIPYDTVPLGILHTDHCVVTVCALPENPVVKDVLGGLVRRVSTSKKNRLTLQLFLRNAQRFLIDVRQINKRVDAIEDKLENSQQNRELLNLLKLEKSLVYFLTGLKANEAMMERVKRDRIFEMYEEDSDLLDDVLIENLQAIEMASIASNILTSMAGAFASVISNNVNQVVKVLTVTTILVAIPTLVTSIFGMNVPIPFQNNPEGIWIVLGLAVALAVAVAGVFYRLRVL, from the coding sequence ATGCTGACGTACTACCGCAGCATCGGCGGGAAACTCACCCGCACGGACGGCTACACCGACGGCTGCTGGATCAACGCCGCCGACCCGACCGCCGAGGAACTCGCCCGCGTCGCCCGCGAGACCGGCCTGGACCTCGATTACCTGTCCTACCCGCTCGACCCGGATGAACGCTCGCGCTTCGAACGGGAAGACGGGCAGCTGCTGATCATCATGCAGACCAGCTACCGCCTGCCCGAGGAGAGCGACATTCCCTACGACACGGTCCCGCTGGGTATCCTGCACACCGACCACTGCGTCGTGACCGTGTGCGCCCTGCCGGAAAACCCGGTCGTGAAGGACGTGCTGGGCGGTCTGGTGCGGCGCGTCAGCACCAGCAAGAAGAACCGCCTGACGCTGCAACTGTTCCTGCGCAACGCCCAGCGCTTCCTGATCGACGTGCGGCAGATCAACAAGCGCGTGGACGCCATCGAGGACAAACTGGAGAACAGCCAGCAGAACCGCGAACTGCTGAACCTGCTGAAACTGGAAAAGAGCCTCGTGTACTTCCTGACCGGCCTGAAAGCCAACGAGGCCATGATGGAACGGGTCAAACGCGACCGCATCTTCGAGATGTACGAGGAAGACAGCGACCTGCTCGACGACGTGCTGATCGAGAACCTTCAGGCCATCGAGATGGCGTCCATCGCCAGCAACATCCTGACCAGCATGGCCGGAGCCTTCGCCAGCGTGATCAGCAACAACGTCAATCAGGTCGTGAAGGTCCTGACCGTCACCACCATCCTGGTCGCCATCCCGACCCTGGTGACCAGCATCTTCGGCATGAACGTGCCCATCCCGTTCCAGAACAACCCGGAAGGCATCTGGATCGTGCTGGGCCTCGCCGTGGCCCTGGCCGTCGCGGTGGCCGGCGTGTTCTACCGCCTGCGCGTGCTGTGA
- a CDS encoding DoxX family membrane protein, which produces MPEPELAVKVNSGVMVGAGALLALGLAPRAASVALATSLVPTTVIGHPFWDKDGKERAQQQGQFLKNLALFGALLYVSKE; this is translated from the coding sequence GTGCCGGAACCGGAACTGGCCGTCAAGGTGAACAGCGGCGTCATGGTCGGCGCCGGGGCGCTGCTCGCGCTGGGGCTGGCCCCACGGGCGGCCAGCGTGGCCCTGGCGACCAGCCTGGTGCCCACCACGGTCATCGGGCATCCCTTCTGGGACAAGGACGGCAAGGAGCGCGCGCAGCAGCAGGGGCAGTTCCTGAAGAACCTCGCGCTGTTCGGCGCCCTGCTGTACGTCAGTAAAGAGTAA
- the rph gene encoding ribonuclease PH codes for MSTPIKGSSTPQLLPVREGRTLLEPRPLTVKRGVNPHAPGSAHLIMGRTEIMATVSIQDKAAPHMRGSKEGWLTAEYSMLPRATTDRQARERNLQDGRRYEIQRLLGRALRASMDLRHFRNQTLYVDCDVLVADGGTRVASILAGHAALHDFCDRLIQKGQLTDWPIAHNVGAISVGLLRDEVRVDLDYAEDRVARADLNVVATDTGLIIEVQGGAEEGALTQEEYVRLLSTGAFAVQGVMADLTRQLSVIQGM; via the coding sequence ATGAGCACACCAATCAAAGGCAGCAGCACCCCCCAGCTCCTCCCGGTCCGTGAGGGCCGTACCCTTCTGGAGCCGCGCCCGCTGACCGTCAAGCGCGGCGTGAATCCGCACGCGCCGGGCAGCGCGCACCTGATCATGGGCCGCACCGAGATCATGGCGACCGTCAGCATTCAGGACAAGGCCGCGCCGCACATGCGGGGCAGCAAGGAAGGCTGGCTGACCGCCGAGTACTCCATGCTGCCGCGCGCCACCACCGACCGGCAGGCCCGCGAACGCAACCTGCAGGACGGCCGCCGTTACGAGATCCAGCGGCTGCTGGGGCGGGCGCTGCGGGCCAGCATGGACCTGCGGCACTTCCGGAACCAGACGCTGTACGTGGACTGCGACGTGCTGGTCGCAGACGGCGGGACGCGCGTGGCGAGCATCCTGGCCGGGCACGCGGCGCTGCATGACTTCTGCGACCGCCTGATCCAGAAGGGGCAACTGACCGACTGGCCCATCGCGCACAACGTGGGCGCGATCAGCGTGGGCCTGCTGCGCGACGAGGTCCGCGTGGACCTGGATTACGCCGAGGACCGCGTGGCGCGCGCCGACCTGAACGTGGTCGCCACCGACACGGGCCTGATCATCGAGGTGCAGGGCGGCGCCGAGGAGGGCGCGCTGACCCAGGAGGAGTACGTGCGGCTGCTGTCCACCGGGGCGTTCGCGGTGCAGGGCGTCATGGCGGACCTGACGCGGCAACTGTCGGTCATTCAGGGCATGTGA
- the murI gene encoding glutamate racemase — protein sequence MSDAPLGVFDSGVGGLSVLADLRRALPGEDLLYLADTAHVPYGARPDDEIRDLTDRAVSALHTRGVKGVVVACNTASAFSLGHLRSRFEMPIIGLVPAVKPAVLSTRSGVVGVLATPGTLRGTLLADVIREFADPAGVRVMRAVSTELVPLVEAGQADSARAREVLREVLTPLAQAGADGLVLGCTHYPFLAGSIRAEFGDTFTLLDSGPAVARHTRRVLTERGLLSVRESGGQERFLVTGDVARAAPVMAALLAAAGMGAAGMGVGGAYTEGQSNRAAPLPRIESIQT from the coding sequence ATGAGTGACGCACCGCTTGGCGTGTTCGACAGTGGCGTGGGGGGCCTGAGCGTCCTGGCGGACCTGCGCCGGGCCCTGCCGGGCGAGGACCTGCTGTATCTGGCCGATACGGCGCACGTGCCGTACGGGGCCCGTCCGGACGACGAGATCCGGGACCTGACGGACCGGGCGGTCTCGGCGCTGCACACGCGGGGCGTGAAGGGCGTGGTCGTGGCGTGTAACACGGCGTCGGCGTTCAGTCTGGGGCACCTGCGGTCGCGTTTCGAGATGCCGATCATCGGGCTGGTCCCGGCCGTGAAACCGGCGGTCCTCTCGACCCGTTCGGGCGTGGTGGGGGTGCTGGCCACGCCGGGCACGCTGCGCGGCACGCTGCTGGCCGACGTGATCCGTGAGTTCGCGGACCCGGCGGGCGTGCGGGTCATGCGGGCCGTGAGTACCGAGCTGGTGCCGCTGGTCGAGGCGGGGCAGGCGGACTCAGCGCGGGCGCGCGAGGTGCTGCGCGAGGTGCTGACGCCGCTGGCGCAGGCTGGGGCCGACGGGCTGGTGCTGGGTTGCACGCACTACCCGTTCCTGGCGGGCAGTATCCGCGCCGAGTTCGGGGACACGTTCACGCTGCTGGACAGCGGCCCGGCGGTGGCGCGGCACACGCGGCGCGTGCTGACCGAGCGGGGGTTGCTGTCCGTGCGGGAGTCGGGCGGCCAGGAGCGTTTCCTGGTGACGGGGGACGTCGCGCGGGCCGCGCCGGTCATGGCGGCGCTGCTGGCAGCGGCGGGTATGGGGGCGGCGGGTATGGGGGTGGGCGGGGCCTATACTGAAGGTCAATCCAACCGGGCGGCCCCGCTGCCCAGAATTGAGTCCATCCAGACATGA
- a CDS encoding PLP-dependent aminotransferase family protein has product MAGMNSPLSPAAFDLTGTLSRRAQSMNASAIREILKITQRPDVISFAGGLPAPELFPLDEVRAASNRVLDVYGPAALQYSTTEGHPPLREWIGAQAGIPAGNVQIVTGSQQGLDLLGKVLIDEGDVVLVEAPTYLGALQSFQPYGPRYVQVPTDEQGIDVDALEALLPGLNAKLLYAVPNFQNPTGRTLSAERRRRLVELTAQHGVLLIEDDPYGQLRFTGEAAPSLYSLGLELHGDADRNHVIYSSSFSKTLVPGLRDAWVQAAAPIIGKLIQAKQGADLHTPTFNQMIIAELVDSVLPRQIERVRQAYGERATLMLDRIRADFPDGVDYTTPQGGMFLWLTLPQGIDTQALLPRAVERKVAYVPGSPFYALGGGQNTMRLSYSNATPEQITQGIRALGDTLRGALAEL; this is encoded by the coding sequence ATGGCAGGCATGAACAGTCCCCTCTCCCCCGCAGCCTTCGACCTGACCGGGACGCTGTCGCGCCGCGCGCAGAGCATGAACGCCAGCGCCATCCGCGAGATCCTGAAGATCACGCAGCGGCCCGACGTGATCAGTTTCGCCGGGGGTCTGCCCGCCCCGGAACTGTTCCCGCTGGACGAGGTCCGCGCCGCGAGCAACCGCGTGCTGGACGTGTACGGCCCCGCCGCGTTGCAGTACTCCACCACCGAGGGCCACCCGCCGCTGCGCGAGTGGATCGGCGCGCAGGCCGGCATTCCGGCGGGCAACGTGCAGATCGTGACCGGCAGTCAGCAGGGCCTGGACCTGCTGGGCAAGGTCCTGATCGACGAGGGGGACGTGGTGCTGGTCGAGGCGCCCACGTACCTGGGCGCGCTGCAGTCCTTCCAGCCGTACGGGCCGCGCTACGTGCAGGTGCCCACCGACGAACAGGGCATCGACGTGGACGCCCTGGAAGCCCTGCTGCCCGGCCTGAACGCCAAGCTGCTGTACGCCGTGCCGAACTTCCAGAACCCCACGGGGCGTACCCTGAGCGCCGAGCGCCGCCGCCGCCTCGTGGAACTGACCGCGCAGCACGGCGTCCTGCTGATCGAGGACGACCCCTACGGGCAGCTGCGCTTTACCGGCGAGGCGGCCCCCAGCCTGTACAGCCTGGGCCTGGAGCTGCACGGCGACGCCGACCGCAACCACGTCATCTACTCCAGTTCCTTCAGCAAGACGCTGGTGCCGGGCCTGCGGGACGCGTGGGTGCAGGCCGCCGCGCCCATCATCGGCAAGCTGATCCAGGCGAAGCAGGGCGCTGACCTGCACACCCCCACCTTCAACCAGATGATCATCGCGGAACTCGTGGACAGCGTGCTGCCCCGCCAGATCGAACGGGTCCGGCAGGCGTACGGCGAACGCGCGACCCTGATGCTGGACCGCATCCGCGCGGACTTCCCGGACGGCGTGGACTACACCACCCCGCAGGGCGGCATGTTCCTGTGGCTGACCCTCCCACAGGGCATCGACACCCAGGCGCTGCTGCCGCGCGCGGTCGAGCGCAAGGTCGCGTACGTGCCGGGAAGTCCCTTCTACGCGCTGGGCGGCGGCCAGAACACCATGCGCCTCAGTTACAGCAACGCCACGCCCGAGCAGATCACGCAGGGCATCCGGGCGCTGGGCGATACGCTGCGGGGGGCCCTGGCCGAGCTGTAA
- the fba gene encoding class II fructose-1,6-bisphosphate aldolase, translating into MLVTGNDILVPARAGKYGVGSFNTNNMEITQAIIHTAERLRSPVMVQMSEGAIKYGGQDLANIVIDLARRATVPVALHLDHGSSYESALKAIKMGFTSVMIDASHHDFEGNVKETRRVVEAAHAMGISVESELGRLGGIEEHIVVDEKDAFLTDPEEAVQFIEQTGTDYLAIAIGTSHGAFKGKGRPYIDHARIEKIAGLTGIPLVAHGSSGVPQEIVERFRKAGGEIGDAAGIADEDLQRATGFGIAKVNVDTDLRLASTVGIREALAANPKEFDPRKIFGPAREVMSQVIEHKLRVLGSVGKA; encoded by the coding sequence ATGCTCGTGACCGGTAATGACATTCTCGTTCCCGCCCGTGCCGGCAAGTACGGCGTCGGCTCGTTCAACACCAACAACATGGAGATCACCCAGGCGATCATCCACACTGCCGAGCGGCTGCGCAGCCCCGTCATGGTGCAGATGAGCGAGGGGGCCATCAAGTACGGCGGCCAGGATCTCGCCAACATCGTGATCGACCTCGCCCGGCGCGCCACCGTGCCTGTCGCGCTGCACCTCGACCACGGCAGCTCCTACGAGAGCGCCCTGAAAGCCATCAAGATGGGCTTCACCAGCGTCATGATCGACGCCTCGCACCACGATTTCGAAGGCAATGTCAAGGAAACCCGGCGGGTCGTGGAGGCCGCGCACGCCATGGGCATCAGCGTGGAAAGCGAACTCGGCCGCCTGGGCGGCATCGAGGAGCACATCGTCGTGGACGAGAAGGACGCCTTCCTGACCGACCCCGAGGAAGCCGTGCAGTTCATCGAGCAGACCGGCACCGACTACCTCGCCATCGCCATCGGCACCAGCCACGGCGCGTTCAAGGGCAAGGGCCGCCCGTACATCGACCACGCCCGCATCGAGAAGATCGCCGGCCTGACCGGCATTCCCCTCGTCGCGCACGGCAGCAGCGGCGTCCCGCAGGAAATCGTCGAACGCTTCCGCAAGGCTGGCGGCGAGATCGGCGACGCGGCCGGCATCGCCGACGAGGACCTGCAGCGCGCCACGGGGTTCGGGATCGCCAAGGTGAACGTGGACACCGACCTGCGTCTGGCCAGCACCGTCGGAATCCGCGAGGCGCTGGCCGCCAACCCCAAAGAATTCGACCCCCGCAAGATCTTCGGCCCGGCCCGTGAAGTCATGAGCCAGGTCATCGAGCACAAACTGCGCGTGCTCGGCAGTGTCGGCAAGGCCTGA
- a CDS encoding S8 family serine peptidase: protein MKKRNLMMLGAALTLGGLSQADAGRLSPTLLARAQKGDQTKVGVIVRFNLPNDERGRAQFKNLRAQLNTIVAQLGSAAGIVSASSVKQATNLWLDQSIFLPLSPVEARRMAQLPFVSDVFENFKVQIPKPQRAVALSAAAAAPGEAWHLAKIGAPQAWAAGFKGQGVRIGHLDSGIDASHPQLNGKVAAFAEFNGEGERVNGAATRDTTNHGTHTAGLLVGDTVGVAPSAKVISALVLPNNEGTFAQVIAGMQYVLDPDNNADTDDGADIVNMSLGIPGTFDEFIVPVQNMIKAGVVPMFAIGNFGPTSASTGSPGNLPDAIGVGAVDRNGQVASFSSRGPVNWNSTIKGVFVKPDIAAPGVEITSAFPNGQYGALSGSSQASPIAAGAAALLLSAKPGTNVDGIKNALYTSASNAGSKNNNTGFGLISVPGALGKLGVNAGAPAPAPTPAPAPTPTPTPTPTPTPPPAPTPTPAPAPAPTGPAGYTLCALEGSKCDFSGQKDAAFGTAGKYLTGVGTDGFNCTVAEWGRDPAPGLKKGCFIKDRPGSGAAPTPAPAPTPAPAPSAGKKPRVLLVDDDMGQGPDVTAALRDAIKANAVSGGAFVWNTQSQGAVPLSEMKRADIVVWATGEQYQNTITAADQNTLRQYVAGGGNLLITGQDIGYDIGTSAFYTGTLKARFVADSSGQAKFVTGGAFGSTAFTLNASGSAANQYYPDVIADLGGSATVASWGSANATAGTITAQSIRVDPNRTRAAQKVQDPRGLVERLAANILGGVLNQILGGNTQSAQNRPRVSAQSAGENAGAIVANDAGSYRTVTMGFGLEGLTPNSRNILMKTSFDWLMK, encoded by the coding sequence ATGAAGAAGCGGAATCTCATGATGCTCGGCGCGGCCCTGACCCTGGGCGGCCTCAGTCAGGCCGACGCCGGCCGACTCTCGCCCACCCTGCTGGCGCGCGCGCAGAAGGGCGACCAGACGAAGGTGGGCGTGATTGTCCGTTTCAACCTTCCCAACGATGAGCGCGGCCGCGCCCAGTTCAAGAACCTGCGCGCCCAGCTGAACACCATCGTCGCGCAGCTCGGTTCGGCCGCCGGGATCGTGAGTGCCAGCAGTGTCAAACAGGCCACCAACCTCTGGCTCGACCAGAGTATCTTCCTGCCCCTGAGCCCCGTCGAAGCGCGCCGCATGGCACAACTGCCGTTCGTGTCGGACGTGTTCGAGAACTTCAAGGTGCAGATTCCCAAACCGCAGCGCGCCGTGGCCCTCAGTGCCGCTGCCGCCGCGCCCGGCGAGGCCTGGCACCTCGCGAAGATCGGCGCGCCGCAGGCCTGGGCCGCCGGATTCAAGGGACAGGGTGTCAGGATCGGGCACCTGGACAGCGGCATCGACGCCAGCCACCCGCAGTTGAACGGGAAGGTCGCAGCGTTCGCCGAATTCAACGGCGAGGGTGAACGCGTCAACGGTGCAGCCACCCGCGACACGACCAACCACGGCACGCACACGGCGGGCCTGCTGGTGGGCGACACGGTGGGCGTGGCCCCCAGCGCCAAGGTCATCAGCGCGCTGGTCCTCCCGAACAACGAGGGCACCTTCGCGCAGGTGATCGCCGGGATGCAGTACGTGCTGGACCCGGACAACAATGCCGACACGGATGACGGCGCCGACATCGTGAACATGAGCCTGGGGATTCCCGGCACCTTCGACGAGTTCATCGTGCCGGTGCAGAACATGATCAAGGCGGGCGTGGTCCCCATGTTCGCCATCGGGAACTTCGGGCCGACCTCGGCCAGCACCGGCAGCCCCGGCAACCTGCCGGACGCCATCGGCGTGGGTGCCGTGGACCGCAACGGGCAGGTGGCCAGCTTCAGCAGCCGCGGGCCGGTCAACTGGAACAGCACCATCAAGGGCGTGTTCGTGAAACCCGACATCGCCGCGCCGGGCGTGGAGATCACCAGCGCCTTCCCGAACGGGCAGTACGGGGCGCTCAGCGGCTCCTCGCAGGCCAGTCCGATCGCGGCGGGCGCGGCGGCCCTGCTGCTGTCCGCCAAGCCCGGCACCAATGTGGACGGCATCAAGAACGCCCTGTACACCAGCGCCAGCAACGCGGGCAGCAAGAACAACAACACGGGCTTCGGGCTGATCAGCGTGCCGGGCGCGCTGGGTAAACTCGGCGTGAACGCGGGCGCTCCGGCTCCGGCCCCCACGCCCGCACCTGCACCGACACCCACCCCGACACCCACACCTACCCCGACGCCGCCCCCTGCCCCCACGCCGACCCCGGCGCCCGCACCGGCGCCGACCGGCCCGGCCGGCTACACCCTCTGCGCGCTGGAGGGCAGCAAGTGTGACTTCAGCGGTCAGAAGGATGCGGCGTTCGGCACGGCCGGGAAGTACCTGACCGGCGTCGGCACGGACGGCTTCAACTGCACGGTCGCCGAGTGGGGCCGCGACCCCGCGCCCGGCCTGAAGAAAGGCTGCTTCATCAAGGACCGTCCGGGCAGCGGCGCGGCCCCCACGCCCGCCCCGGCCCCCACGCCTGCTCCGGCCCCCAGCGCCGGCAAGAAACCCCGCGTCCTCCTGGTCGATGACGACATGGGCCAGGGCCCCGACGTGACGGCCGCGCTGCGCGACGCCATTAAGGCCAACGCCGTCAGTGGCGGGGCGTTCGTGTGGAACACCCAGTCGCAGGGCGCCGTGCCCCTGAGTGAGATGAAACGCGCCGACATCGTCGTGTGGGCGACCGGCGAGCAGTACCAGAACACCATCACGGCCGCCGATCAGAACACGCTGCGGCAGTACGTGGCGGGCGGCGGGAACCTCCTGATCACCGGGCAGGACATCGGGTACGACATCGGTACCAGCGCCTTCTACACCGGCACCCTGAAAGCCCGCTTCGTGGCGGACAGCAGCGGGCAGGCGAAATTCGTGACCGGTGGCGCGTTCGGCAGCACCGCCTTCACCCTGAACGCGTCGGGCAGCGCCGCCAACCAGTACTACCCCGACGTGATCGCCGATCTGGGCGGCAGCGCCACCGTCGCCAGCTGGGGCAGCGCGAACGCGACCGCCGGGACCATCACGGCGCAGAGCATCCGCGTGGACCCCAACCGCACCCGCGCCGCGCAGAAGGTGCAGGACCCACGCGGTCTGGTCGAGCGTCTGGCCGCGAACATCCTGGGCGGCGTCCTGAACCAGATTCTGGGTGGGAACACCCAGTCGGCACAGAACCGCCCGCGCGTGAGCGCCCAGTCGGCCGGTGAGAACGCCGGAGCGATCGTCGCGAACGACGCCGGGTCGTACCGCACCGTCACCATGGGCTTCGGCCTGGAAGGCCTGACGCCCAACAGTCGCAACATTCTGATGAAGACCAGCTTCGACTGGCTGATGAAGTAA
- a CDS encoding CBS domain-containing protein produces MTTLSDIMTSDLTTVDRGATLKEVALLMREQDIGNVLIMDGDTLAGILTDRDIVVRAVAYGHDLGSEASDYATGNVFTLDAAADVAEAAQEMAQRQLRRLPVTREGRVVGIVSLADLATRTHSGADEQALQGISQPTI; encoded by the coding sequence ATGACGACCCTCAGTGACATCATGACCAGCGACCTGACCACCGTGGACCGCGGCGCGACCCTGAAGGAAGTGGCCCTGCTGATGCGCGAGCAGGACATCGGGAACGTGCTGATCATGGACGGTGACACCCTGGCCGGCATCCTGACCGACCGGGACATCGTGGTGCGGGCCGTGGCGTACGGGCACGACCTGGGCAGCGAGGCCAGCGATTACGCCACCGGCAACGTGTTCACCCTCGACGCCGCTGCTGACGTAGCGGAGGCGGCCCAAGAGATGGCACAGCGGCAGTTGCGCCGCCTGCCGGTCACGCGGGAAGGCCGGGTGGTCGGCATCGTGAGCCTCGCGGACCTCGCCACGCGCACGCATTCCGGCGCGGACGAGCAGGCGTTGCAGGGCATCAGCCAGCCCACCATCTGA